Proteins co-encoded in one Ooceraea biroi isolate clonal line C1 chromosome 9, Obir_v5.4, whole genome shotgun sequence genomic window:
- the LOC105277329 gene encoding neuropeptide-like 1 isoform X1, with translation MDFSRSYLLSLLFYVFIINEIHQPTVTCLDEEGTQQCIPKKIFMELIRLPEFSSGIAAYMRTTRVAQRTKGYNDIDHLKVQFSSPENDDAEICIPASVYLELLRDPALRGYLSVMARTHKLLEFPGSLLNSSEEADSRELTREAEKRSLATLAKNGDLPSLPIATQEREGDGDDEEKRSDLSNDNVNGLMPILMDDDRRRMPEVYDYLPVDLDPEVPEYSLDKRNVGSLARDFALPTGRRHIGSVVRDYGLPSGKRNIGSLARQSMLPSGGKRNVASLARYYLLPQAGKRNVAALARDASLPYGKRYLGSLIRSSGYPVRGYDEGKRSVASLARNADWPFLAKRGGTAGGKMIVLGMLNRHGRSLNDDREVHNEPLDLQQLIRQNGDQIKEDVPQWWAIPSMSESLDETKTRNRSNRRIDGASQTRYKRQIDFSDEYPLSVMQNTNMLEYEDMIESFPDHYPEKRFMGSAPEMPADSAGYPEVLRASKRHIGALARLGWLPSFRAPRFSRSPRENRYLVERENPADGSSSNYTPNSSTRSLRPMFTLKTRLQSLRGDCHQGFKRFLLLPDADNFLRTPNSHIMPRSM, from the exons GTGACGTGTCTGGACGAAGAGGGTACCCAGCAATGCATACCAAAAAAGATCTTCATGGAGTTGATACGCTTGCCGGAATTTAGCTCGGGTATAGCAGCCTACATGAGAACGACGAGGGTTGCTCAGAGAACGAAGGGTTACAACGACATAGATCACTTGAAGGTCCAATTCAGCTCACCGGAAAATGACGATGCCGAGATCTGCATACCTGCCAGCGTTTACCTGGAGCTGTTGAGGGATCCTGCGTTGCGAGGATACCTCAGTGTTATGGCGCGTACTCACAAGTTGCTCGAATTTCCCGGGAGTCTTCTGAACAGCAGCGAGGAGGCCGACTCGAGAGAGCTGACTCGCGAAGCGGAGAAGCGCAGCCTCGCAACGTTGGCCAAGAATGGTGATCTCCCATCGTTACCAATTGCGACGCAGGAACGCGAGGGCGACGGCGAtgacgaagaaaaaagaagcgaTCTTTCTAA TGACAATGTGAACGGTCTCATGCCCATATTGATGGACGACGACCGTCGACGGATGCCCGAGGTCTACGACTATCTGCCTGTCGACCTGGACCCGGAGGTGCCCGAATATTCGCTGGACAAGCGTAACGTAGGCTCATTGGCACGGGACTTCGCATTGCCTACGGGCAGACGTCACATCGGTTCGGTGGTTCGCGATTACGGTCTACCAAGCGGCAAGAGGAACATCGGTTCCTTGGCCAGGCAGAGCATGCTACCGTCGGGCGGAAAGAGAAACGTTGCTTCTCTGGCGAGATATTACCTATTGCCGCAGGCCGGCAAGCGGAACGTGGCCGCGTTGGCCCGGGACGCCTCTCTGCCTTACGGTAAACGGTATCTTGGCTCGTTGATTCGCAGCAGCGGTTATCCAGTTCGCGGTTATGACGAGGGCAAACGTAGCGTCGCCTCGTTGGCCAGGAACGCTGACTGGCCCTTCTTAGCGAAGCGGGGTGGCACGGCTGGAGGTAAGATGATCGTGCTGGGGATGCTGAATCGCCATGGGAGATCACTGAACGACGATCGTGAGGTGCACAATGAGCCCTTGGACCTCCAGCAGCTCATCAGGCAGAACGGCGACCAGATTAAAGAGGATGTCCCCCAGTGGTGGGCGATCCCCAGCATGTCGGAGTCCTTGGACGAGACCAAGACTAGGAACAGATCGAACAGGAGGATTGACGGTGCGTCGCAAACGAGGTACAAGAGACAGATCGACTTCTCCGACGAGTATCCGCTGTCCGTAATGCAAAACACCAACATGCTCGAGTACGAGGACATGATCGAATCGTTCCCCGATCATTATCCGGAAAAGAGGTTCATGG GTTCCGCGCCGGAGATGCCGGCCGACTCTGCGGGATACCCGGAAGTTTTGCGAGCGAGTAAGAGACATATCGGGGCCCTCGCACGCCTCGGCTGGCTCCCGTCGTTCCGTGCACCACGATTCTCTCGATCGCCGCGAGAGAATCGATATCTGGTCGAAAG GGAGAATCCCGCAGATGGGTCCTCGTCCAACTACACCCCCAACTCGTCGACTCGGTCGCTAAGGCCGATGTTCACCCTGAAAACACGCTTGCAGTCCCTGCGCGGAGATTGTCACCAAGGCTTCAAGAGGTTCCTGCTGTTACCGGACGCGGATAACTTCCTGCGGACACCAAACTCCCATATCATGCCCCGTTCCATGTAA
- the LOC105277329 gene encoding neuropeptide-like 1 isoform X2 — translation MDFSRSYLLSLLFYVFIINEIHQPTVTCLDEEGTQQCIPKKIFMELIRLPEFSSGIAAYMRTTRVAQRTKGYNDIDHLKVQFSSPENDDAEICIPASVYLELLRDPALRGYLSVMARTHKLLEFPGSLLNSSEEADSRELTREAEKRSLATLAKNGDLPSLPIATQEREGDGDDEEKRSDLSNDNVNGLMPILMDDDRRRMPEVYDYLPVDLDPEVPEYSLDKRNVGSLARDFALPTGRRHIGSVVRDYGLPSGKRNIGSLARQSMLPSGGKRNVASLARYYLLPQAGKRNVAALARDASLPYGKRYLGSLIRSSGYPVRGYDEGKRSVASLARNADWPFLAKRGGTAGGKMIVLGMLNRHGRSLNDDREVHNEPLDLQQLIRQNGDQIKEDVPQWWAIPSMSESLDETKTRNRSNRRIDGASQTRYKRQIDFSDEYPLSVMQNTNMLEYEDMIESFPDHYPEKRFMGRIPQMGPRPTTPPTRRLGR, via the exons GTGACGTGTCTGGACGAAGAGGGTACCCAGCAATGCATACCAAAAAAGATCTTCATGGAGTTGATACGCTTGCCGGAATTTAGCTCGGGTATAGCAGCCTACATGAGAACGACGAGGGTTGCTCAGAGAACGAAGGGTTACAACGACATAGATCACTTGAAGGTCCAATTCAGCTCACCGGAAAATGACGATGCCGAGATCTGCATACCTGCCAGCGTTTACCTGGAGCTGTTGAGGGATCCTGCGTTGCGAGGATACCTCAGTGTTATGGCGCGTACTCACAAGTTGCTCGAATTTCCCGGGAGTCTTCTGAACAGCAGCGAGGAGGCCGACTCGAGAGAGCTGACTCGCGAAGCGGAGAAGCGCAGCCTCGCAACGTTGGCCAAGAATGGTGATCTCCCATCGTTACCAATTGCGACGCAGGAACGCGAGGGCGACGGCGAtgacgaagaaaaaagaagcgaTCTTTCTAA TGACAATGTGAACGGTCTCATGCCCATATTGATGGACGACGACCGTCGACGGATGCCCGAGGTCTACGACTATCTGCCTGTCGACCTGGACCCGGAGGTGCCCGAATATTCGCTGGACAAGCGTAACGTAGGCTCATTGGCACGGGACTTCGCATTGCCTACGGGCAGACGTCACATCGGTTCGGTGGTTCGCGATTACGGTCTACCAAGCGGCAAGAGGAACATCGGTTCCTTGGCCAGGCAGAGCATGCTACCGTCGGGCGGAAAGAGAAACGTTGCTTCTCTGGCGAGATATTACCTATTGCCGCAGGCCGGCAAGCGGAACGTGGCCGCGTTGGCCCGGGACGCCTCTCTGCCTTACGGTAAACGGTATCTTGGCTCGTTGATTCGCAGCAGCGGTTATCCAGTTCGCGGTTATGACGAGGGCAAACGTAGCGTCGCCTCGTTGGCCAGGAACGCTGACTGGCCCTTCTTAGCGAAGCGGGGTGGCACGGCTGGAGGTAAGATGATCGTGCTGGGGATGCTGAATCGCCATGGGAGATCACTGAACGACGATCGTGAGGTGCACAATGAGCCCTTGGACCTCCAGCAGCTCATCAGGCAGAACGGCGACCAGATTAAAGAGGATGTCCCCCAGTGGTGGGCGATCCCCAGCATGTCGGAGTCCTTGGACGAGACCAAGACTAGGAACAGATCGAACAGGAGGATTGACGGTGCGTCGCAAACGAGGTACAAGAGACAGATCGACTTCTCCGACGAGTATCCGCTGTCCGTAATGCAAAACACCAACATGCTCGAGTACGAGGACATGATCGAATCGTTCCCCGATCATTATCCGGAAAAGAGGTTCATGG GGAGAATCCCGCAGATGGGTCCTCGTCCAACTACACCCCCAACTCGTCGACTCGGTCGCTAA